The stretch of DNA CGCGCAAACAGATCACGAAAGGCGCGATCCCGCGCGCCGCGGATAATTTCTATTTCTTCGCCGACCAGTTGCTCGCGCTGCATGGCAAAGCGTACCCCGTCGATCAGGAATGGCTGAACTATGTGGTCTATCGGCCAATGGGCGTCGCGGGGCTGATTACGCCGTGGAATACGCCGTTCATGCTGGAGACGTGGAAGGTCGCGCCGTGTCTGGCGTCCGGTTGCACGGCGGTGTTGAAACCTGCCGAGTGGTCGCCGCTGTCGGCTTCGAAGCTGTGCGAGATCATTCAGGAGGCCGATCTGCCGCCGGGCGTGTTTAATTGTGTGCACGGTTTCGGCGAGAGTGCCGGTGCCCCGCTCGTCGCGCATCCCGACGTGAACTTGATTTCCTTCACCGGCGAGACGACGACGGGACAGATCATCATCAAGAACGGCGCGGACACGCTCAAGCGGTTCAGCATGGAGCTGGGCGGCAAGTCGCCGAATATCGTGTTCGCCGACGCCGACCTCGACCGCGCGATTGACGGCGCGCTGTGGCAAGTTTACAGCTTGAACGGCGAGCGCTGCACCGCGGCCTCGCGGCTGCTGGTCGAACAGAGCATCCACGATGAATTCGTCGCGCGGCTCGCTGCGCGCGTCAAACAGATTAAGGTCGGCGATCCCAACGACATGAGCACGGAGGTCGGGCCGCTGATTCATCAGGAACATTGGCAGCGCGTCCGCGACTACATGGACATCGCGAGGGCCGACGGCGCCACGATTCTGGTGGGCGGTGACAGGCCCGCCGTAGCCGTCCCCCCTTCCAAGGGGGGACCACCGGGGGGTTCCGGAGCGCAGCAGGGGGGGGTAGATTTCGGGAAAGGCAACTACTTTCTGCCGACGCTGATCACCAACGTGCGCAACAACATGCGCATCGCGCAGGAAGAGGTCTTCGGCCCCGTGCTGGCGGTGATGC from candidate division KSB1 bacterium encodes:
- the hpaE gene encoding 5-carboxymethyl-2-hydroxymuconate semialdehyde dehydrogenase; the protein is MYSVKHFINNQFVDSLAGETFDVLTPLTNEVIGHCASGQAADIDKAAKAARAAFDSGVWSRMPAAERAKKIRKIGDLILKHAHDIAELEIVDTGIPRKQITKGAIPRAADNFYFFADQLLALHGKAYPVDQEWLNYVVYRPMGVAGLITPWNTPFMLETWKVAPCLASGCTAVLKPAEWSPLSASKLCEIIQEADLPPGVFNCVHGFGESAGAPLVAHPDVNLISFTGETTTGQIIIKNGADTLKRFSMELGGKSPNIVFADADLDRAIDGALWQVYSLNGERCTAASRLLVEQSIHDEFVARLAARVKQIKVGDPNDMSTEVGPLIHQEHWQRVRDYMDIARADGATILVGGDRPAVAVPPSKGGPPGGSGAQQGGVDFGKGNYFLPTLITNVRNNMRIAQEEVFGPVLAVMPFADEAEAIQLANDIKFGLAGYIWTSNVTRAHRVAQSLECGMVWINSHNVRDLRTPFGGSKWSGIGREGGQLSFTEFYMDTKIIHVPLGEHHIPKIG